A genomic region of Cannabis sativa cultivar Pink pepper isolate KNU-18-1 chromosome 1, ASM2916894v1, whole genome shotgun sequence contains the following coding sequences:
- the LOC115706807 gene encoding uncharacterized protein LOC115706807: protein MACWSPENATKAFLKALKMGKNGKEPDVAEFISALAAGNNAQLMVMACAGAAGANALALVAARHQTGGRVVCILPSQNYIKESKDSLGPYSKCIEFFIGNPKTLLPDNFKGADFVLIDCDIKDHKGIFLAAQKGISEHVGALIVGFNALRKGSWGNDLRAHTHFLPIGEGLLVSRITSPKKSHWVVKVDKCTGEEHVFRVSNNSSPRRQWIEA, encoded by the exons ATGGCTTGTTGGTCTCCTGAGAATGCCACAAAAGCTTTTCTCAAAGCTCTAAAAATG GGTAAAAATGGGAAAGAGCCAGATGTAGCAGAGTTCATATCAGCTTTGGCGGCAGGCAACAATGCACAACTCATGGTGATGGCATGTGCTGGTGCTGCAGGAGCAAATGCTCTGGCATTGGTTGCGGCAAGACATCAAACAGGTGGGCGAGTAGTGTGCATTCTACCAAGCCAAAATTACATCAAGGAATCCAAGGATTCTCTAGGACCTTACTCCAAATGCATTGAATTTTTCATAGGAAATCCGAAGACCCTTTTGCCAGATAACTTCAAAGGAGCTGATTTTGTTCTTATTGACTGTGATATTAAAGACCACAAAGGGATCTTCCTAGCTGCTCAAAAGGGTATCTCAGAACATGTTGGAGCACTCATTGTGGGGTTTAATGCCCTTAGAAAGGGATCATGGGGGAATGATTTAAGAGCACATACTCATTTTTTGCCCATTGGAGAGGGGTTGCTTGTTTCAAGAATCACTAGTCCAAAAAAAAGTCATTGGGTAGTAAAAGTAGACAAGTGTACTGGAGAAGAACATGTTTTTAGGGTCAGTAATAATTCTTCTCCAAGAAGGCAGTGGATTGAAGCTTGA
- the LOC115706951 gene encoding uncharacterized protein LOC115706951, whose amino-acid sequence MKLIWSPETASQAYIETVKSCEKFTESAVAELLSAMAGGWNAKLIVEVWSQGGPMATSVGLAVAARHTGGRHVCIVPDERSRQDYIKAMRIGGAGGSGAWPMPEVVVGEAGAAMAGLTGVDFLVVDSKRRDFGRVLRVAKVSSRGAVFACKNVWQRNVSAFRWQWAVERGTRVIRSVLLPVGKGLDIAHIGSSNGGSGSSRKAPRRWIKHIDQRSGEEHVFRE is encoded by the exons ATGAAGCTCATTTGGTCTCCTGAAACAGCTTCACAAGCTTATATCGAAACAGTCAAATCA TGTGAGAAATTCACAGAATCCGCAGTGGCCGAGCTTCTTTCCGCCATGGCAGGCGGTTGGAACGCAAAGCTCATCGTCGAAGTCTGGTCCCAAGGTGGTCCCATGGCGACGAGCGTGGGTCTCGCCGTCGCCGCCCGCCACACGGGCGGAAGACACGTGTGCATAGTCCCGGACGAGAGGTCTCGGCAGGACTACATCAAGGCCATGCGGATCGGCGGCGCCGGCGGCTCTGGCGCTTGGCCGATGCCGGAAGTGGTGGTCGGGGAGGCTGGAGCCGCCATGGCGGGTTTAACAGGCGTTGATTTTCTGGTCGTGGACTCGAAGCGGAGGGATTTCGGTAGAGTTTTGAGAGTGGCGAAAGTGAGTAGCAGGGGAGCTGTTTTTGCATGCAAGAATGTATGGCAGCGAAACGTTTCGGCGTTTCGATGGCAGTGGGCGGTCGAGAGGGGGACACGTGTCATAAGGTCAGTGCTTCTTCCCGTAGGGAAAGGTTTGGATATCGCTCACATAGGAAGTTCTAATGGTGGGTCAGGGTCATCAAGGAAAGCTCCTAGGCGTTGGATCAAACATATTGATCAACGGTCAGGAGAGGAACACGTGTTTCGGGAGTGA
- the LOC133034270 gene encoding uncharacterized protein LOC133034270, producing the protein MKSKVVSFMDSLHTAMNEKYRVEATKEMLSTLDLLFEENRSKNVTFVDFRIDRKDRGLPQQDNDRDCGVYVMKYMDAVANEEEVVDEFHPVEARLEIGREDHNR; encoded by the exons ATGAAGTCGAAGGTTGTCTCATTTATGGACTCCCTACACACCGCAATGAATGAGAAGTATCGTGTGGAGGCTACGAAAGAAATG TTGTCGACGTTGGACCTTTTGTTTGAGGAGAATAGGTCGAAGAATGTGACTTTCGTGGATTTCAGAATTGACAGGAAAGATCGCGGGCTTCCTCAACAAGACAATGACCGAGATTGCGGAGTATACGTCATGAAGTACATGGACGCTGTGGCCAATGAGGAAGAAGTAGTTGATGAG TTTCACCCGGTTGAGGCACGTTTGGAAATCGGCCGCGAGGATCATAACCGATGA
- the LOC133033513 gene encoding uncharacterized protein LOC133033513, translated as MFGDVMGVDDGGDPVVTEGDSDTRYLEEILNVVEYTVSLTMLEKSLLECVEADSLFLIKFSLVVIGTVLAPKTGVDITSGYLHSLRVTRDIRHKNWATAGFRYLMNSIFRFRNKATKNVSGCTLFLQLVYLTHVEWNFGYVDRTVLPVDFWGSKQCKSAYKFVKDNGGPNSDKITLTSNPVILPNYYSDSEGRKSSDHFVSSINELKEYISNELKSQLRSFSLKFMDKGEGVGGIDRELEEDAAAETGKKAECSQAVEESPLKSPVRSKTNVVGLSDENVVDSVSTPSLSVTKSVEDEGAAHKTFDDEDFDILEVASFWNKGKAPVKSKKSQSENVPLIEDDFNDKAYEQFIESGRTVVGPFKTKEAIPRNQYGFYKFIFSNTLDPGYVLAKFRKFEVDRRCMASLRPLREVEGSIIDCFSILMNKYERDSRLPDQPRVWYMPTRISQKTLGSFNVKRIAKDREWSKLFYEDNFEKCVKVLHHIHMVVLNCNFEK; from the exons ATGTTCGGAGATGTTATGGGGGTGGACGACGGAGGGGATCCTGTAGTCACCGAGGGTGATAGTGACACTCGATATCTGGAGGAGATATTGAACGTTGTCGAGTACACCGTGTCCTTGACAATGTTGGAGAAATCTTTGTTGGAGTGCGTTGAGGCAGACAGCCTATTTCTCATTAAATTTTCTTTGGTGGTCATAGGGACAGTCCTTGCGCCGAAAACGGGGGTCGATATCACTTCGGGGTACTTGCACTCCCTTAGGGTTACCAGGGACATTCGCCACAAGAACTGGGCGACTGCGGGGTTCAGGTATCTGATGAACTCAATTTTCAGATTCCGAAATAAGGCGACGAAGAATGTATCTGGCTGCACCTTATTCCTCCAG TTGGTGTACTTGACTCACGTGGAGTGGAACTTTGGATATGTCGACCGAACAGTGCTCCCCGTTGATTTTTGGGGTAGTAAACAATGTAAGTCCGCTTACAAATTTGTGAAAGACAATGGGGGTCCCAACAGCGACAAG ATAACGCTCACTTCGAATCCCGTAATACTGCCCAACTACTACTCGGACTCGGAAGGAAGAAAGAGCAGTGACCACTTTGTCAGCTCTATCAACGAGTTGAAGGAGTACATCTCGAATGAGTTAAAGTCTcagttgagatcattttctttgaaatttatgGACAAAGGAGAAGGTGTAGGTGGTATTGACCGAGAGTTGGAGGAGGATGCTGCTGCGGAAACGGGGAAGAAGGCGGAGTGCAGCCAGGCCGTGGAGGAGTCCCCGTTGAAGTCCCCTGTCCGTTCGAAGACTAATGTTGTTGGTCTATCCGACGAAAATGTGGTGGATTCTGTAAGTACGCCTTCACTATCTGTTACAAAATCTGTTGAAGATGAAGGTGCTGCACATAAGACCTTCGACGATGAGGACTTTGATATACTCGAAGTGGCATCTTTCTGGAATAAAGGCAAAGCCCCCGTCAAATCAAAGAAGTCACAGTCGGAGAATGTGCCTTTAATTGAGGATGACTTCAACGATAAGGCGTACGAGCAATTCATTGAGTCGGGCAGAACTGTTGTCGGGCCATTCAAGACGAAGGAAGCGATCCCCCGTAACCAATATGggttttacaagtttatttttagCAACACGTTAGATCCGGG ATATGTGCTTGCGAAATTTCGAAAGTTTGAAGTGGATAGGAGGTGCATGGCATCGTTGCGACCGTTGCGAGAAGTTGAGGGATCC ATCATTGACTGTTTTTCTATACTAATGAACAAGTACGAACGTGATAGTCGATTACCTGACCAACCTCGTGTTTGGTACATGCCCACTCGCATCTCG CAAAAAACTCTCGGTTCGTTTAATGTGAAGAGGATTGCGAAAGACCGGGAGTGGTCAAAACTGTTTTACGAAGACAACTTCGAAAAATGCGTCAAGGTACTTCATCATATACACATGGTCGTTCTTAATTGTAATTTTGAAAAGTGA
- the LOC133034272 gene encoding uncharacterized protein LOC133034272, which yields MAGKRKRKGGNEPVKKDVTPEPNDNAVGWRNFFNANYKALRAAEKGLTEKEATDKLKVQYKGFTDEEKSEWRSYDPNPNPAKKGVCANKGGNQRQLMPRGRKWRWMRKRVLLIVKKHLCTVDAPSTV from the exons ATGGCTGGGAAACGCAAAAGGAAAGGGGGAAATGAACCCGTAAAGAAGGATGTCACCCCCGAGCCGAACGATAATGCGGTTGGTTGGAgaaatttctt CAATGCGAACTACAAAGCCCTTCGAGCAGCTGAGAAGGGATTAACTGAGAAAGAG GCTACCGACAAATTAAAAGTGCAATATAAAGGTTTCACCGACGAGGAGAAGTCTGAGTGGAGAAGCTATGACCCTAACCCTAATCCCGCTAAGAAGGGCGTTTGTGCAAACAAGGGAGGAAACCAAAGGCAGCTGATGCcaaggggaagaaagtggaGGTGGATGAGGAAGAGGGTGCTCCTGATAGTGAAGAAGCATCTGTGTACGGTCGATGCTCCTTCAACCGTTTAA